From Diorhabda carinulata isolate Delta chromosome Y, icDioCari1.1, whole genome shotgun sequence:
gcgtcgatggttttgtttcaatgtgcgcaaacgcggcatccatcttgtactcaactttctaatgtcaaaattttcagttaaaacacgatgtacatgtcgagtatgtttgctatgaataaactgaacgatccacgagatttcagaaaagataatcgttttcttctcacttctcattttgaaaacatcgctatacatggttttccctagctagtatctaaaagattcaagaatgaatgttacaacgggacgtaaaagtgctttttacgacccccgatattaaatagaatcatatattgcagaattctacgtttaaaaactacaccaagaaaaatgttgaaaaactcatcaatttaatcgaaagatatattcgaaagactatggtagaaacggtctagaaacaaacaaaacatcatagaaaagaaaaaaaggaagtttcaaaacgcatctaaataggaaaagaacaaattatagtcaaaacaaataaaaatttaagcgattttttatcaaattgcagcgttttgttagtttaagttgaatgaaattcataattttatcatatctggtatacgagtgaaaattctctaaatctgttgattgcattttagattttaaaccatgcaaaacattttaaaaagaataattttttttcgtaatatcaacaattaaaaagttagagtaggtaatttttaatttgttacatgtttctcagtgtacttttatataaaacatagaaattcgtaataaaagttgcagacggtggtaaaatgaagctgttaaagtaacgacgatgttcagaaactataattttgtataatgttcaaaaaacaacaacttatatatatttaaataaatttattcatacaatttaacaaattaaagttatttatttgaaaaaatgattgttaataataacagtatgagctctaatagtaactattccaacatcatctaaattttcgggatcattgtctggtttttcttcacgattagaagtattgacagcgtcttcatcgaaagctacttctagttgaggtattatcgtatcttcgttatcgttttcaataatagtacccagtttgagatcttgtttagaactagaaagttcgcttaacataataggtaccttcaaatcttcaacgcttctttcaactgaactcacgaatcttggtggtactcgaggtaatttctccaaaaatacaatggggaatgtacattccgtttgcgtggaagtatcgctggttcttcttctcaatatattcatgttcattattataataaacgtttcagtaattatgacagatgtcaaaacagatcggtcaattttgatatataaactgtcaattattgcTGTAGAACTAGGGGAAATGTGCCTATGATGGACCCCTTAAGGAAATatcattacaacttttttagttttggacttattaatttttttcacatgaaaatatatacttagctcgaagtttattatagtataggaagatttttctgccaaataatttcctgtttaatagcatagctatttttaaaaaagtagtcGAGGGGTCCATCATTGGCACACATCTGCCCATGTCGGACccctttaaaataaatgaaaaaaaatgtctttaaagttttattagaaaaaaaatatagaacaaactaaCATCACGTTAGGTACAGAGCTCACAAATAAAAGACTTGCAATGGAAGGAAACACCAGCGCACTCATTATGGCACCACGAGTTACATTTTTGACAACGAATCCACTTTTCTTTTGCACGTGAGTGCGAGAATAACTCATTGCAGTAAAGGCAGCTAGCATCATCATCTGAGTCATCTTGTCCCTTTTCCAAAAAGTTCTCTAAGGCGGATTCATCTTCATCAGAACTATCATTTTCAATGACAAGTTTCCGTTTTACTATACTGGTTTGTTGTTTTCTtatctttgtttccttttctataACCTTCTCTTTGAGTTCATGAATTTCTGGTGTTGAATTCAAATGACCAGTTTTTCCCCTTcttctgcattttttttatcagtaccaATTGCTACAGTTTGAGGGGGAGGACAAATTTCCTTTACAGAAATGTCGAGAACTGACGATGAAGACATGTTAAAACCAGATGTGGATGGGGTTTGAATTTATAATTCCATTTGGTTCTCGATGATATCTCCTTGAGCCTCGGGAATCTGCTTATCCGCTGCTAAATCTGGTGCAAACTGCCAGTCCTCGAAGACATGAGGATTGAAAGGATGAATGCCAGTctttttgaacgaatttattgcatttgatGTTACAGCACTCTTCAAATAAGCTTGATTGAGAAGACCTGCTATTTTGAATTGAGTCACTGCCTTCCCCGGGTTTTGACGAAGCcataattgaatttcttgatcaaaatacaTATGAAGAGGACGGAAGAATCCTACGTCCAATGGTTGAACGTGATGTGAACAATCTGCCGGGAAGCAGAACACAATTACCCCATTTTCTGTTGCAAACTGAAGAGATTCGAAACTCTTATGGCTACTGTGCCCATCTAGGAGCAAAAGAACCTTATTGTTATTAGATGCTTTCGTATACTTCACGAAATGCTTTAgccatctacaaaaaatttcactggtCATCCAACCTTTTTCTTGTACGAAAGCTATGCTACCAACGGGAGCACCGTTCATAAGCTCATCGTTCATCCTTTGACGAGGGTAAATAAGAGCAGGAGGGATGTAAGTGCCCATGACATTCATTGCGCACACTACGGTCACGTGCTGCCCACGCTCTGCACTGCTGAGTGCACCAACTTGCTTCCGACCTTTTGAAgcgtaaattttttgacatttcttttggACCGTAGTCAAACCTGactcatccatattaaatatattttcgggaGGAAAGTTGTACTGCTCCAGAGTGTTAGATAGTGCATTGAAATAGGCTTGAATATTAGGCTTGTTAAAAGCCTGGGCTCTAGCTAATGATGTACTTTCTGGACTACGCAAAGAAATTCGTGGATTGCGCTTCAGGAATCCCCTCACCCATTTCCAACCTGCCATTTTTGTTTCACGATTGAAACGatgctctattttatttttttcggctACTTCGAATACCATCCGCCGCAAATATTTAGAGGTTAAACCAAAAAAACGTGTTtccatatcaataatatatcctGCAATCTCCTCTTCGATGGCTTTAGAGAAAATTGCGGTTCGTCCTCCCAAATTACCCTTGGAACTGTCCTGTTTAGCCAAACGCCTTCGCAAAGTTGTTTTGGGAACATTGAAGGTCTTTGCAGCCAACTTAAAGCCCATACTGTGATCTTGTACGTTCTCAATAGCCTGTCGCATATCATGCTCGTCCCACTGTTGTCTTTTTTTGGATGCCATCtctataaatggaaaagaaaaactactaaaacaatatatttattttgtttatttcagttcCAATGATGGACCCCTGGTCCATCATTGGGATCCGTTAAGTAGTCCATCAAAAGCCATATTGcataaatcagataaaaatcccaattttttttgttctccgccataacctcaatttttactCGCCAATCAACATGCAACAGTTCTATCAAGCTGTAGTAACAAAATCAGATTCTAGCTAAgagtaaaacaaaagttatctaACATCATGCCATGCTACTTTGTTATATCAATACAtaccaatttcaatttatttatttattttcacaaaaatggtTTAGATTCGCAAGAGCGCTTGTAAACAACTGACTATAAGCATCAATCAACCCAACCAATATGGTGGTAGTGTAATATGCgcggtaaatttgaaaatatagctaGTGGTCCATCATTGGCGGGGGTCCATCATAGGCACATTTCCCttacaaaaaccatatttcaaatattcagcaATGTACTTACGTTTCGGTTTTACCTTCTTagggatttcttttaaaaattctcaactagcctaatggaaataagttttgcattgagatgtttattattataaattattgataaatgaattttgtcttatcacttgtttttaaataagaactttcaaggcacttaccatttaaccaatctaatcactttgtacaaattcaacattatatgtgcaaatcgaactaaacgagtaatgtcctcaaaagttctgattgtatgtgagttggttgagtaattatagattataatggtgactagctaaaacgttgaaataaggtgtgagaatgcttatcgtttcaatcgtaaatgaaaatgattttgttgaatttctctgagcaaaattgaatcctattttacaaattattttttttagtattttaacattatgcttagattttatgtttaaggaaacttaacatttagttgaaagatattttagaaaaggaaaagtaagtcgtacctctgttttatgaccccggacacatgggtCACACAAAGGAccttttttacttttcggagtaatgcatatattttagtaaaacatctgtaattttacgattcttaaggagaggcttagacctcattgtaaatattttattattagtttttagttagtacaaaccgactctttcaagcgtgaggacggttctcgaaaacgtagtcttttaaataaagacttaatatatgaatgttaaccactgtgtatttcatttataaatataaaacctaataatcaagattacctatccataactttcaacagatttctttctgaatttgattgatacaatcatacataatttcgaattgtataagtatgaagaatTGGAGAATGGAGCCGAAGATACCTCCAATAATGATCTTTAACCGGAATGGATACAATTGtgcaataaatgtttgattgaattgCATAGTGGCAAATTGAGGAGAGTTAAATGAGAAttgagaaaacgaatgacaatacCAATACTAACAATTCCAGATCaaataatacttcgaatggctaatgaagatgattttttaacaaactttattgaaaaaattaacaatttttcgcttcgtctttctcgaagatttcgcatatctatatatgaagctgtactTTTTCAGACTGTTGAGCAGCTTCATTTTGACGGCTTTTTTAGCCTGTTTAACGGCTACATCCATCCtgagattgaatttattgaatttatcgttcagcacaaggttatcgtcgatatttttcaagaacggtttcaaattttcggccttcaCCCAAGATCTATTCATTGtgtcggaatcgaaaaatgccACGTGGTattgcgtctgaaaataatcgttatccgtcaatacacagtttgactaactccattatc
This genomic window contains:
- the LOC130903078 gene encoding uncharacterized protein LOC130903078 encodes the protein MASKKRQQWDEHDMRQAIENVQDHSMGFKLAAKTFNVPKTTLRRRLAKQDSSKGNLGGRTAIFSKAIEEEIAGYIIDMETRFFGLTSKYLRRMVFEVAEKNKIEHRFNRETKMAGWKWVRGFLKRNPRISLRSPESTSLARAQAFNKPNIQAYFNALSNTLEQYNFPPENIFNMDESGLTTVQKKCQKIYASKGRKQVGALSSAERGQHVTVVCAMNVMGTYIPPALIYPRQRMNDELMNGAPVGSIAFVQEKGWMTSEIFCRWLKHFVKYTKASNNNKVLLLLDGHSSHKSFESLQFATENGVIVFCFPADCSHHVQPLDVGFFRPLHMYFDQEIQLWLRQNPGKAVTQFKIAGLLNQAYLKSAVTSNAINSFKKTGIHPFNPHVFEDWQFAPDLAADKQIPEAQGDIIENQMEL